GCGGTCCGCTGCGCCGTCTGGGGCGGTGAGGGCAGACATGGTGAGATCCTGACACGCAGAAACAGCCAAGCTGAACAGCATGAGCGAAGCCGCGGATCGAGTTCTTCTCACGGGATTTCTCCGGTAAGTTGGGTAGAGGGTACGCGGCATACGCTACTCTTGGGAGCGCATGCAACGTAGCAGGATGTCTAGCGCGGGCAAGTGTAAAGGCTCTATACACGCGCTGTGATGCGCCATGGAGCCGGTATCGTTTCATGGCTCAGGCATCGTACCGTCTCCTTATCTGCTCCAGCGCCGTGGCCGATTGGCCGGCAGGGCCGGCCGGTTGTCGGGTGCATGCGGGACATATCCGGCGCTTCCCCCGTATGCGGCTGACTGCTCAACGTAAATGACCGAAACAGCGCGCGGAAAGAGGGCCGCACGAAGCGGCCACCCGTTCGGCAGGCCCCGTACCCCATGAGACAGATCGCGCACTCCCTATTCCGACCAAGGGCTTACATCCCCACGCCGGGCGAGTGGGGGCTCTGCCCCCCGAGCCCGGGATTCCCGATTTTTTTCTGCGGACCCACCGATGCGCCTTGATGGCGTGAACGTCCACGGTGGGAAACGCAGCGAGCCCCCGCTTGCTGCGGGGGCTCGCTGCATTCATGTGTGAGGGCACGCAGCAGGGGGCCACTCTCCCCGCTGCTGGCCGGACGTGCTCCTGGACGAAGTCGACCAAGCGCTGGAGAGGAGCGGGCACGCGTTTGTCCGATACGCAGATGACTGCAACGTATACGTGCGGTCGAGGCGGGCGAGCGAGCGGGTCCTGGAGCGTCTTCGGGCGCTCTACACGAGGCTCAGGCTCAAGGTCAACAAGGATAAGAGCGCAGTGGCGCGGGTGTGGGACCGCAAGTTCCTGGGCAACAGCTTCTGAGTCGCCAAGTCGCCAAACTGTTTCTTGTTCAGCGGCAGCCGCTCACGGAGCGCGGCCACCTGGGCAGGTTGAATCAAGGCCGTGTCCTGCACGTGCACGGACACCTCCGGAGCATACGAGGGGCGTGTATAGGGGTATGGTTTGAATTTGAGGCCCCTGTTCCACGAGGGTCAAGCCAGCCGCTTCACCGCGGAAAACTACCCCGTAGACACCAAAGGAGCGTAACGAGCCGTTGTTATGCGGTCCGGAATAATCGAACGTCCGGTAGAGAGTAGACCCTAGACACGAAAAGAGCGGCCGGACGGGCGAGCGGGAGTTAACTTGCGTCGCGGCGGGGAATCACCCGCACCGCGCCAAGTCTCCCACACGTGAGGGTAGCTCGATGAAAATCCGCCTTGCTATGCTGGCCGCCATGCTCGTCCTCACCCTGACTGCCACCGCTTGCACAACGAGCAATCCGGTCGCTCCGACCGCACCCGAAGCGCCGCGGATGGACAATGGGAGCTGGATGGGTAGCGGGTCCTGACAAGCAACGCCAGGCGCCGCGCGGTAGCTGCACCCTACGCAGCTACCGCGCGGAGGTGTTGCAGGGCCGTGAGAAGGTCCAGTTCCACACCCGGCAAGTTCGCTTGCGCGGTCGGCATCGTTGAGTTCGTGGGGGCACTGTCTTCCTTCTCAAGAGCACTCACGAACGCCTCGGCCTCCAAACTTGTATGACCTTCTCCTCGTTCACGAGCAAACTCTAGCGCTCTCGATGCTGAGTAGATTGCCCGGCGGGTATCCCCCATTGCCGCAGCTCCGCGGGCCAGGTCAAGCAGGACGACTGCGGCGACAGGCGTAACGGTTCGGGCGAGTACGAGAGCCCACATCTGTATCCAGGCCTCTTCGTAGGTGGCAAAGTCGCGAGCTCCGCCGGCTGCCAGACCAACCGTTGCCCAAACCAGTGCTCGATCAACGGGGGTGGTGAAATGGTGAAGTGTCTCTAAAGCTACCGGAAGCGCACGGTCGTAATCCCCAAGGACTGCCAGTTTGTGCGATAAATCACGCGCAAGTCGCTTCAAGCATGGCGACTCAGGAGTATACGCTTTAAACGCCCGTGCCGCGTAGTTCTCAGCTAGTTCAACATTCCCCGCGTCCATCTCCAAGACGAACAGATTGTGAAACGCTTCACCCATCATGTCGGGCAAGCCTTTAGATTTTGCCAGATTGATGCAGCGTTTCTGGTAACGTCGCGCCCGCGGATAGTTGCCCTTTTGGTAGAAGAGAATCCCAAGGCCAGTGAGTGCCTTCGCCGCCTGCTGCCAGTCCTCGGACCTGCGTGCAATGTATAGTCCGTAGTCGAACCAACTTATCGAGCGAGGAAACTCGCCAAGCATTCGCACCAGGCGCGCGACACGGATGACCAACGCGGCTTCGTCTGGCGCAGCAAACGAGGCAACCAGCGCAAACTCCACTGCGCATCGCAGAAGACCACGGTTCTCAAACCAGATTGCCAATTCAGCGCAGGCGGTCCGAACCGCCTCAGCGGTGATGGTCGTCGGGCGTTCTGACAATCTGATGAGCACTGATAGATGCGGCTTCGCGGCTTCGTAGGTTTCGGTTTCCAGGCTTTCCATTTCGCGCCGTCGCTGGACACGGCTGCCCCGCCGGAAGAGGCCAGTTCGGTCCTGCGCCCGCGCCCACAGCTCGGCGTCCTGAAACGCCTGCCAGAACACGAGGCGGGCTGCTCCATTCTCGTCGTCTAGTAGGTCAGTTCCTGGGAGCTGAGGTGCATCGATCCGCTGGATGAGCGGCGGGGGAACCCGGAACACCCTCCGGGGGCGCCGACGCGGGTTTTGAGGCTTGGTCATGCGTTGATGCTCGTGATAGAGCGGAAGGGAGAATGAGTCAGGATGCCCAGCCGTGAGCGCTTAAGAACGATATGGCGTGAAACGAACCCGGGCAAGGACGCTGTCCAGTTCGGCTCTCCGTTTCGCCCTATGTCCCTAAAGTGGCGGTGCGCGCACGAAAAAACTACGTAGTTCCGTCCTCCAAAACAGGGATTTTTGTGCCCTAGACCGCTTTGTTGCTGTCCCTTCCACACTCCCAATCTGCCATTTACTTTCCGATCCAGAACGCTCCTTGGCTCGTCAGGGGCGAGTGGGGCATCCGGTGCTGAAGGTTCGGCTGCGACAGCCACGGTGACGTGGCCGAGGAGCTACGCCTGACGGACACACCAGGGCCGGGTGCTCTTTCCTCGTACACAGCGAAGTCGGCCGTAGCCCGAGGATTCCGAAATGGGTTTTGGTACTGAGCCGGAGTCACGCCGCTGGTCCATCCCTCCGGCACTACGTCACTCGGCATCCGAAAGCTTGGAGTCGAGCGACGTGCTCGCAGAGTCCCCTTCACCGATTGGAGTGGTTTTCTGGCTTTCCGTGCGGGACGTATCATTGTGGGCGCAGACCGAGCCCGGTGACCGGCCCCACCTCTTCGCGGACGGCGCGAGCTCAGCACGCCTCCGCTACATCACCGAAACTGTCGAGGACTCCGCCCTGGCCTCGTACCTCAGCATCATTGCCGCAATGGTGGGAGTTCCGGAGTCGGTCACCGCCTCCGGCATTGCGGTGGCGTGCTCGGACGCCGCGGGCTGGGCTGCGGCTCACGGTCTTCCCCGAACTGCGCTCGCCTTCCACCAAGCTGCCGCTCTGGTCGATCCCAGCGAACCCTCCGCACCCCTGCAGGCTGGGTTGAGCGCGGCGGCGGTGGGAGACCTGCAACGCGCAGAGACGTGGCTGAGGCATGCGATAGGGGTCGCCCGGCGCGCCCGCGAGCGCACCGTCTATGCGCTCGCGGCCGCCTCGCTCTCGCGGATCTTGCTGGAAGCCAAGCGTGGCGAGGATGCAGAACTGCAGGCGTACAAGGGCTTGCGAGCTGCGCGTCGCGCCGCGTGCGGGGAAGCCCGCGGTGAAGCCCTCTACGTGCTGTTTCGTCGCGCGCGTGATGACGGGCGCGACAGTGAGGCGGACCGGCTTGCCGCCGCCGCCGCCCGAGTGCTCGGCCGCCTGCGCCACCACCTCCTGCCGTTTCTGCTGATCGACGTTGCGCGCTCGCTCCTCGACCGCGAGGAAGCGACCCGTGCGTATGCGATTCTGACGTCGATGCCAACCTTGCCGCAGGACCATTTCCTCGTCGCCGCAAAGTGGGCACTCAGATGCCGATTATTCGCCGTGACGGGGGATCGTGAAAAGTTCGCGGCGTGCTGGTCAACCGCGTGGGAAACGATCCGCCATCTACCTAAACATGCACCTTCAACCCTCGTGTTCGATGATCTAGTCTCGGCAGCGCTGCGGGCCGGGGACCGCAGAAGGCAGGACCGCATCACCCGCCTGCGCCAGGCGAGGGGTGGCGGGTGAAGCTGTTTTCTCGCGCGCGTGCGCGTCCAAGGTTCGCGCTGCCGAGTACCCGCGCGGCGTGGATCACGGCCGTTCGTGCGGACCCTAGGGAGGCCGACCTCGCGAACGAGGACGATCTCGATACGGAGCAGGCGCTGGCCACAGAACCTGGCGATCCACATTGGCGCCCGGACGATCCGACACGCTCCGTCATCGACGCCATCCGGGCCTCCATCCCCTCGCGGTCTCCGGATACGGGCCGACGGCTTGTCTGAGCCGCCGGCTGGAAGGCGCGAATCGGCGCCCCCGGATGATCCGGACTGGATCGACGATCTCGCGCGGATCGTCTACGAACTCGACCTAACGATCCGCAGCGAGGATCGGCATGCGCGGGTGGGGCTGCTGATCAAAGCGGTCGCCCGGCACTTTCGGGATATGGGAGATCCGGAACCACGATGGCTGACGTTGGCGCGTGAGCAACACGAGGCCGGCGCATTCAAGGAGGGCTGACCGGTTCGGGAAATGGCGGAGACCCTCGGTTCACCGGGCGCGCGATGAGCGAATCGCCCTCCTGGTGGCCGTGCTCACCGAACGATTCCGCGCGAAGGGAGAGCCCGAGCCGCCATCGCTCACGCGCGGTAGGGAGCTGGGCCACATGCCAGGAGAGCACGATGAACAGTCCTGAACCCACCGGGAAGGATCGGCGGCTCCTCTCGGCCTTGATCGACACACTCCCCAAGGGCGTGCCTCCGGATCAGCACCAGGAGGACATCGCGTCGATCCTGGAGTTCTTTGAGCGCCTTCACGAGGAGCACGGGGCGGCGTTCCCCGACTGGCTCGTCCTCGGCCGGCAGCTCTACCTCAGCAACCCCGAACTGGAACAGGAGCCCACGTGACCAAAGTTGAGGCGAACGATCTGGACCTTCTCACCGAGGACGAACTCGCCTCCGCCCTCTCGCTCCTCGCGCCGCCGGAGAACGCCCGCGCGACCGCGGCGGCAGTGGCGGCGATCCCGGCGGACGAGCGCCGCTTCTACCGCTGGGCCTACGAGGTCGTGCTCGCGGCATCCGGCGTCTCGGTGGAAATCGCACGGCGCAACCGGGAACACTACGGCAGCACGCCGGAGGAGCAGGCGCGGATGGCGACCGAGCAGCGGGTGTTCCGCTCCTGGCGGGTGGCGACGGCCGATGCGCCGATCACCGTCGCCTTCGCCCTGGAGGAGGTCGTGATCGACACACGCTGTCCAGGCATCGGCCTGGACCGGGCCTACTCGGTTCCCACGGCCTTACCGACGACAGGCCGTTGACTTCGGGATTCGTTCGGGTCAATTCTCGGCAGAATGTGCAGCATGTAGCGCCTGTCCCGCCCGTTTGGATCGCCCGCGCGATCCGCGGGCAACACTACCCGTCACCACCCCCGTTACCCCTATGGCTGCTCGCCTCCGCGCGCTCTTGCTGTTCGGTGGTTTGGTCCTGCTCGGCCTCGTCTCCTCCTCGCCCGCTGGGGCACAGGGCACGGAGGACCTAGGCGCTCCCACGATCTCCTTCACCCCCGCCTCCGGTGCCGTCAGCAGCACCGCGGAGGTTGCCGTCACGATCCACTGGTCGGACGATCAGGAGCTCCGGTCCTACACCCGGCGCATCTGGCTGAACGGGCAGGAGATCACAGGGTCGTTCAGCTACTCGGGCACGACCACGAGCGCCTCGTCCGAGGGCACCATCACCCTGCTGCAGGGGGTGACGAACACGCTGGAGGCCACGATCTGCGACGGCGCGTTCAACTGCGCGGTGGACCCGTATGCTTCGGCCTCCTACACCTTCGTGCCGCCGGCTCCGAGCGTGTCCGTCTCGCCGGACGGCGGGAGCGCGACCACCATAGGCGGCTCGCCCGAAGCGGCGCAGACGTTCACCGTCACCAATGGCGGCACGGCCGCGGAAACGTACGCGCTCAGCGTGAAGTGCGCGGGTACGACGATCAACTGCGTCGCACCCGCGCACGTGCTGGTCGCCGGAGGATCGAGCGAGTCGGTGGACGTGGCGTACGCCACCTCCATCACGGGCGGGCCGGGCCGTATCCAGCTCGTCGCAACCCGTCTCGGGAGCACCACGCCCACGGACACCGGCTGGGTGGACGTGACCGTTCCCGGAGTCCGCCGCTACACCGTCTCCGTCACCCCCGACGCGGGTACGGTACCGATCGGCACCGGTGCCTCGGCAACGCAGACCTTCAAGGTCGCAAACCTGGGCAACACCGGCGCGACGGGCGCCAGCTACAACCTGAGCGTGCAGTGCACCGGCGCCATCTCCTGCCCGAGCCCGGGCATCCCGGCGAGCCAGGCTTTGCCGGGCGGGCAGTGGCTGCCAATCAACGTCAGCTACACGGCGGCGGCGAGCGCAGGCACCGGCCGCATCCGCCTGCTGGCGGCTTCCACAGTTGCCGGGAGCGCGGCGGACAGCGGCTGGGTGAACCTCATCGTGCAGGGGGGCGGGGTGGTGGCCCCGCAGGTCAGCGTGGCGGAGCTGAACCCGCGCGGCACTCATGACCGCAGCGACTGCATGCGCATCTCGCTGGCCGTCGCGGAGAGCGAGTGCGGCGACCTAGTGATGGGGCACGGGCTCGCGTCGATCCGGGTGGTGAACAAGGTCCGCGCCCCGATGCTGCTCTACAGCAGTCAGACGGCGCACCCACGCCCGGTGGTGCGGGCCAACGTGACGCTGCCCGCCGGCTCGGCCGTGCCGTCGAGCGTCACCGCCACGTTGAAGGTGAACAACGCCGCGGTCGCGACCGCCACATGGCCGGGCTCCAGCTTCCCCGCTGGAAGCCCAAAGCGGGTGGCCCTGGGCTTCGACGCGCTCTCCGGCTACGCGACCGGACTCTATCCGTACAGCCTGGAGGTGAGCGCAACCTACGCGGGCGGCGTGGTGCAGTCGACGTCCGTCATCGACACGATGGCCATCGTGAACCGGGCCGCGAGCCCCTTTGGCGCGGGATGGTGGGTGGCCGGGATGGAGCAGGTGGTGCCGCTCTCCCCGAACCTCCTCTGGATCGGCGGCGACGGCAGCACGCGCCTGTACCGCCCCGCCGGCACGAACCGGTGGCTGGCAGACGATACCAACGGCACCGACGCCATCGTGCTGGTGGACGGCAGCTACTACGCGCGCCGGCTGATCGAGGGCGGCGAGATCCGCTTCACCACCGCGGGCTACGAGACCACGACCGTGAACCGCTTGGGGATGGT
This is a stretch of genomic DNA from Longimicrobiaceae bacterium. It encodes these proteins:
- a CDS encoding reverse transcriptase domain-containing protein — translated: MLLDEVDQALERSGHAFVRYADDCNVYVRSRRASERVLERLRALYTRLRLKVNKDKSAVARVWDRKFLGNSF
- a CDS encoding tetratricopeptide repeat protein, producing MFWQAFQDAELWARAQDRTGLFRRGSRVQRRREMESLETETYEAAKPHLSVLIRLSERPTTITAEAVRTACAELAIWFENRGLLRCAVEFALVASFAAPDEAALVIRVARLVRMLGEFPRSISWFDYGLYIARRSEDWQQAAKALTGLGILFYQKGNYPRARRYQKRCINLAKSKGLPDMMGEAFHNLFVLEMDAGNVELAENYAARAFKAYTPESPCLKRLARDLSHKLAVLGDYDRALPVALETLHHFTTPVDRALVWATVGLAAGGARDFATYEEAWIQMWALVLARTVTPVAAVVLLDLARGAAAMGDTRRAIYSASRALEFARERGEGHTSLEAEAFVSALEKEDSAPTNSTMPTAQANLPGVELDLLTALQHLRAVAA